The Thomasclavelia ramosa DSM 1402 genome includes a region encoding these proteins:
- the gpr gene encoding GPR endopeptidase, which produces MNFSNIRSDLATESLEQLEVGKHYQKEEYVNDGVKVEKVSILQAHQSINQGIGTYIEISFKDYLEQTAIIKEVVNNLKPLIDKIDYPKILMVGLGNQYLTNDAIGPRTLRDVRITHFLDDEDKLINHYYDILGIAPGVMVQTGMETGAIVKALVDKEDIDLVIVVDALCAKNYHKLAHVIQINDVGINPGSGIGNYRQAINEETVGAKVIAIGIPTVIYASSLVSDVLNYTLDYFGDSLNPISKLKVGKRERYHGSLNEQQKEMMLGQLGKLDDSELELLFNEILNPIDCNFVLSDKQIDEQCEIMSKIISKSINALRY; this is translated from the coding sequence ATGAATTTTAGTAATATACGTAGTGATTTAGCAACCGAATCGCTAGAGCAACTAGAAGTTGGTAAGCATTATCAAAAGGAAGAGTATGTTAATGATGGTGTTAAGGTTGAAAAAGTTTCGATCCTTCAGGCTCATCAAAGTATTAATCAGGGGATTGGAACTTATATCGAAATAAGTTTTAAAGACTATTTGGAACAAACTGCTATTATTAAGGAAGTTGTAAATAATTTAAAGCCATTAATTGATAAGATTGATTATCCTAAGATTTTGATGGTAGGGTTAGGTAATCAATATTTAACTAATGATGCGATTGGCCCACGAACTTTAAGGGATGTGCGGATTACTCATTTTCTTGATGATGAAGACAAATTAATTAATCACTATTATGATATTTTAGGTATTGCTCCTGGGGTGATGGTGCAAACAGGGATGGAAACTGGAGCGATTGTAAAAGCGTTAGTGGATAAAGAGGATATTGATCTTGTAATCGTTGTAGATGCCCTCTGTGCTAAAAATTATCATAAATTAGCTCATGTAATCCAAATTAACGATGTAGGGATAAATCCTGGTAGTGGGATAGGTAATTATCGTCAGGCAATCAACGAGGAGACTGTGGGTGCTAAGGTAATTGCAATTGGTATACCAACTGTTATTTATGCAAGCAGTTTAGTAAGTGATGTCTTAAATTATACGCTAGATTACTTTGGTGATAGTTTAAATCCAATAAGTAAATTAAAAGTAGGAAAGCGTGAACGTTATCATGGGAGCTTAAATGAACAGCAAAAAGAAATGATGTTAGGACAATTAGGAAAATTGGATGATAGTGAATTAGAGCTGTTATTTAATGAAATATTGAATCCGATTGATTGTAATTTTGTATTAAGTGATAAGCAAATTGATGAACAGTGTGAAATTATGTCAAAAATAATAAGTAAAAGTATTAATGCGTTAAGGTACTAA
- the rpsT gene encoding 30S ribosomal protein S20: MANMKQQIKRYKNDNQKRAKNTSYKSALKTAIKKVLAEVEAGNKDEAVKAYNEVASKLDASVVKGIHHRNYASRQKSRLAKLVNSI; encoded by the coding sequence ATGGCAAATATGAAACAACAAATTAAACGGTATAAAAATGATAACCAAAAAAGAGCAAAAAATACTTCATATAAATCAGCATTAAAAACTGCAATCAAAAAAGTATTAGCTGAAGTTGAAGCTGGAAATAAAGATGAAGCAGTAAAAGCTTATAACGAAGTAGCTTCTAAATTAGATGCTTCTGTAGTTAAAGGAATTCATCATAGAAACTATGCTAGCAGACAAAAATCTAGATTAGCTAAATTAGTAAACTCTATCTAA
- the pepF gene encoding oligoendopeptidase F has translation MERKDIDIKDTWDLSTIYNSHEAFYQDLEKTKSLINDLITFKGKICNSIDSFYNFLTTKDTVERLMNKLYCYAHLNCDVEPKNQEYQTMMATIMGVLEASSVQISFVDNEIIEAKDKVLEYLKDPKLEKYTYKINSLLSYEAHILPKEQEELLAKVESIADTSSQVFNALRLEYEDVEEDGKLKTLNNATLNQFLKNKDEKVRKQAYTNFFKEYQRYENVFAQTLAGVMKKDAFYADVRKFNSALEASVFDDDVPSELFFKVLESANVKYRHLFHRYNRLKKELLKKDVIYNYDLNIPLVSSINKKYTIDQCFEIINECLRPFGQDYLDIINKARNERWIDYYPTPGKRIGAYSSGSYDTNPFILMNFIGDYNSLSTMIHELGHSVHSYLSNHHQDAVNANYRIFVAEVASTVNETLLINYMIKNAKNDQEKAYFIYEQLENCVGLIFRQPMFADFEYKLHTMAENNEPLSSKVITDLYARLNQEYYGKDVTMDELVGWSCYYVPHFYYDYYVYKYTLGMTVALAIVNRILKGNQQQVTDYLNFLKSGGSKAPVELLKQAGVDPLDDQIYEDAFKYFEELLNQFETIKKNA, from the coding sequence ATGGAGAGAAAAGATATTGATATTAAAGATACATGGGACTTAAGTACTATCTATAATAGCCATGAAGCTTTCTATCAGGATTTAGAAAAAACTAAATCTTTAATTAATGATCTAATTACTTTCAAAGGTAAAATTTGTAATAGTATTGATAGCTTTTATAATTTTTTAACAACAAAAGATACGGTTGAACGATTAATGAATAAATTATATTGCTATGCTCATTTAAATTGTGATGTCGAACCAAAAAATCAGGAATATCAAACTATGATGGCCACTATAATGGGAGTTTTAGAAGCTTCGTCAGTACAAATATCATTTGTCGATAATGAAATCATTGAGGCTAAAGATAAAGTACTGGAATATTTAAAAGATCCAAAATTAGAAAAATATACTTACAAGATTAATTCATTATTATCATATGAAGCACATATTCTGCCCAAAGAACAAGAAGAATTATTAGCTAAAGTGGAAAGTATTGCTGATACTTCTAGTCAAGTATTCAATGCTCTTCGTCTTGAATATGAAGATGTTGAAGAAGATGGAAAGTTGAAAACATTAAATAATGCTACTTTAAACCAATTCCTAAAGAATAAAGATGAAAAAGTACGTAAACAAGCATATACTAATTTCTTTAAAGAGTATCAGCGCTATGAAAATGTCTTTGCTCAAACATTGGCCGGGGTAATGAAAAAGGATGCTTTTTATGCCGATGTACGTAAATTCAATAGTGCTCTTGAAGCTAGCGTTTTTGATGATGATGTTCCTAGTGAATTATTTTTTAAAGTTTTAGAAAGTGCAAACGTCAAATATCGACACTTATTTCATCGCTATAACCGACTAAAAAAAGAGCTTCTAAAGAAAGATGTTATTTATAATTATGATTTAAATATTCCACTAGTATCTTCAATCAACAAAAAGTATACGATTGATCAGTGTTTTGAAATTATTAATGAATGTCTTAGACCATTTGGTCAAGATTATTTGGACATTATTAATAAAGCTCGAAATGAACGCTGGATTGATTATTATCCTACACCAGGTAAACGAATTGGTGCTTATTCTAGTGGCAGTTATGACACTAATCCTTTTATCTTAATGAATTTTATTGGTGACTATAATTCTCTTTCTACTATGATCCATGAACTTGGTCATAGTGTTCATAGTTATTTATCTAATCATCATCAAGATGCAGTTAACGCTAATTATCGTATTTTTGTTGCTGAAGTTGCTTCAACTGTTAATGAAACGTTACTGATTAATTATATGATCAAAAATGCTAAAAATGATCAAGAAAAAGCATACTTTATTTATGAACAATTAGAAAACTGTGTTGGTTTGATTTTTAGACAGCCAATGTTTGCTGATTTTGAATATAAATTGCACACGATGGCAGAAAATAATGAACCATTATCATCAAAAGTTATTACTGATCTATATGCACGACTTAACCAAGAATATTATGGAAAAGATGTAACTATGGATGAACTAGTTGGCTGGTCATGTTATTATGTACCACATTTCTATTATGATTATTATGTATATAAATATACGTTAGGTATGACCGTTGCCTTAGCCATAGTTAATCGTATTTTAAAAGGTAATCAGCAGCAAGTAACTGACTACTTAAATTTCTTGAAATCTGGAGGCAGCAAAGCACCTGTTGAGCTTTTAAAACAAGCGGGTGTTGATCCTTTAGATGATCAAATTTATGAAGATGCATTTAAATATTTTGAAGAACTATTAAATCAATTTGAAACAATTAAAAAAAATGCTTAG
- a CDS encoding uracil-xanthine permease family protein has translation MENSKEEKVTSVSTENIYKLNGRVPLKKAIPFGLQHVLAMFVSNLAPVLIVCGAALVRGTGEHLTSAEITQLLQCAMFVAGIGTCMQLYPVWKIGSKLPVVMGVSFTFLGSLLVICTNPDLGYEGMIGAVILGGIFEGIVGLSAKYWKRFLTPVVSACVVIAIGLSLLSVGMDSWGGGNGAADFGSWYHLLVGTFTLVVCLVSRYLLKGVYKNLNILVGLIFGYLLSVIFTVANIAPMVDFSGITKTIQEVGFFSIPKLVFFTSHTPVFDLGAFFTIAIVFLVSAAETTGATTAVCTGALERDIKMEELQGSLAVDGLSSAISGCFGCIPLTSFSQNVGLVTMTKVINRFTILVGALILILASLFPPLGAFFNSLPQAVLGGCTVMMFGSIMYEGIKMLKENEFDERTMIIVSLAFCIGVGLTQTSGNFFAAFPPVVGDIFNGNAVAGVFVVSLLLSLVLPKKKEAKK, from the coding sequence ATGGAAAATAGTAAAGAAGAAAAGGTTACATCTGTAAGTACAGAAAATATTTACAAGCTAAATGGAAGAGTTCCTTTAAAAAAAGCAATTCCTTTTGGGTTGCAGCATGTTTTAGCGATGTTTGTTTCGAATTTAGCACCTGTATTGATTGTATGTGGTGCAGCACTTGTAAGAGGAACAGGAGAACATTTAACTTCAGCTGAGATCACGCAATTGCTGCAATGTGCAATGTTTGTAGCTGGGATTGGAACCTGCATGCAACTTTATCCAGTTTGGAAGATTGGTTCGAAATTACCTGTTGTTATGGGTGTTAGTTTCACTTTTTTAGGAAGTTTATTAGTAATTTGTACGAACCCAGACTTAGGATATGAAGGGATGATCGGAGCGGTCATCTTAGGTGGGATCTTTGAGGGAATTGTCGGATTGAGTGCAAAATACTGGAAACGTTTTTTAACTCCAGTTGTATCAGCTTGTGTAGTAATTGCAATTGGACTTTCACTTTTATCAGTTGGAATGGATTCATGGGGCGGTGGAAATGGTGCCGCTGATTTTGGGTCATGGTATCATTTATTAGTTGGTACATTCACTTTAGTTGTCTGTTTAGTATCACGTTATTTACTGAAAGGTGTTTATAAAAATTTAAATATTTTAGTGGGACTTATTTTTGGATATTTACTATCTGTTATTTTTACGGTCGCAAATATTGCTCCGATGGTGGATTTTTCAGGAATAACAAAAACAATACAAGAAGTAGGTTTTTTTAGTATTCCCAAGTTAGTTTTTTTTACGAGTCATACACCAGTTTTTGATTTAGGAGCATTCTTCACTATTGCAATCGTATTTTTGGTATCTGCTGCAGAAACAACAGGAGCGACTACAGCAGTGTGTACCGGTGCTTTAGAACGTGATATTAAGATGGAGGAACTACAAGGTTCACTTGCTGTTGATGGCCTTTCTAGCGCAATTTCAGGGTGTTTTGGTTGTATTCCTTTAACATCTTTCAGCCAAAATGTGGGATTAGTTACGATGACAAAAGTTATTAATCGTTTTACCATTTTAGTAGGGGCATTGATTTTAATTTTAGCATCCCTATTTCCACCGTTAGGAGCATTCTTTAATTCCTTACCACAAGCAGTTTTAGGTGGATGTACAGTGATGATGTTTGGTTCAATCATGTATGAAGGAATCAAAATGCTTAAAGAAAATGAGTTTGATGAGCGCACAATGATCATTGTTTCATTAGCTTTTTGTATTGGGGTAGGATTAACTCAAACTTCGGGTAATTTTTTTGCAGCTTTTCCACCAGTAGTGGGAGATATATTTAATGGTAATGCTGTTGCAGGTGTATTTGTTGTATCTTTGTTATTAAGTTTGGTGCTTCCGAAAAAGAAAGAAGCAAAAAAGTAA
- the ispG gene encoding flavodoxin-dependent (E)-4-hydroxy-3-methylbut-2-enyl-diphosphate synthase → MKRNETRTIKVGNLTIGGNNEVIIQSMTNTKTKNIEATVKQINALAATGCQLVRLAVLNNDDALAIKEIKKHVSIPLVADIHFDYRLALQAIESGIDKIRINPGNIGSPEKVEMVVNACKKHHVPIRIGVNSGSLEKDILAKYGKPTAEGMIESAKKHVEILESLGFYDICISLKSSNTLLTIAAYRLASETFDYPLHIGVTEAGTKLGGTIKSSLGIGTILYQGIGNTIRVSLSDSPLEEIKVAKILLKELELIDNVPTLVSCPTCGRIQYDLIPVAQEIEDFLNTINANITVAIMGCAVNGPGEAKHADIGIAGGFKEGLLIKKGEIIRKVKQEDMVEELKKEILLMIK, encoded by the coding sequence ATGAAGAGAAATGAAACAAGAACTATCAAAGTGGGAAACCTTACTATTGGTGGTAATAACGAAGTAATTATCCAGTCAATGACAAATACTAAAACTAAAAACATTGAAGCAACTGTGAAACAAATAAATGCTCTAGCTGCAACTGGCTGTCAATTAGTGCGACTTGCAGTTTTAAATAATGATGACGCTCTAGCTATTAAAGAAATAAAAAAACATGTTAGTATTCCGCTAGTCGCTGATATTCATTTTGATTATCGTTTAGCATTACAGGCAATTGAATCAGGAATTGATAAAATTAGAATCAACCCTGGTAATATCGGTTCTCCAGAAAAGGTTGAAATGGTTGTAAATGCCTGTAAGAAACATCACGTTCCAATTCGAATCGGAGTCAATAGTGGTTCTTTAGAAAAAGATATTTTAGCTAAATATGGCAAACCTACTGCTGAGGGAATGATTGAAAGTGCGAAAAAGCATGTTGAAATATTAGAAAGCCTAGGTTTCTATGATATCTGTATTTCTTTAAAATCATCAAACACCTTACTTACGATTGCTGCATATCGACTAGCAAGTGAAACTTTTGATTACCCTTTACATATTGGTGTTACAGAAGCCGGTACAAAGCTTGGTGGAACAATTAAATCTAGTTTAGGGATTGGCACGATTCTATATCAAGGAATTGGTAATACAATTCGAGTTTCTTTAAGCGATAGTCCCTTAGAAGAAATCAAAGTAGCAAAAATACTTTTGAAAGAATTAGAGCTAATTGATAATGTCCCAACTCTTGTTTCTTGTCCAACCTGTGGAAGAATTCAGTATGATCTGATTCCCGTAGCCCAAGAAATTGAAGATTTTTTAAATACCATCAACGCTAATATTACCGTAGCTATTATGGGTTGTGCTGTAAATGGTCCCGGTGAAGCTAAACATGCTGATATCGGAATCGCTGGTGGTTTTAAAGAAGGTCTTCTGATCAAAAAAGGTGAGATCATTCGCAAGGTAAAACAAGAAGATATGGTTGAAGAATTAAAAAAAGAAATTTTATTAATGATTAAGTAG
- a CDS encoding deoxyribonuclease IV translates to MIIGSHVSMSGKEMLLGSVKEALSYGANTFMFYTGAPQNTARKPIDQLRIEEAKELMKENGIEIDNVVVHAPYIINLANTTKPETFELAVSFLKQEIERCKAIGATRLVLHPGAHVGAGSQIGLERIVEGLNEATKDCGNVKIALETMAGKGSECGRTFDELQYIIENVDNNECLGVCMDTCHLHDAGFDLTKFDDILTEFDQKIGLERLLVVHVNDSKNECGASKDRHENIGYGHIGFDTLNMIVHHDKLKSVPKILETPYIEKIAPYKEEIEMFRTQTFNPRLK, encoded by the coding sequence ATGATTATTGGTAGTCATGTTTCAATGTCAGGAAAAGAGATGTTATTAGGTTCAGTCAAAGAGGCATTATCATACGGGGCTAATACTTTCATGTTTTACACTGGAGCTCCCCAAAATACTGCCCGTAAGCCTATTGATCAATTACGCATTGAAGAAGCAAAAGAATTAATGAAAGAAAATGGAATTGAAATTGATAATGTTGTTGTGCATGCACCGTATATTATCAATCTAGCTAATACAACAAAACCTGAGACTTTTGAATTAGCAGTCAGCTTTTTAAAGCAAGAAATAGAACGTTGTAAAGCGATAGGAGCAACACGATTAGTTTTACATCCAGGTGCCCATGTAGGAGCTGGGAGTCAGATTGGTTTGGAAAGAATCGTTGAAGGATTGAATGAGGCAACAAAAGATTGTGGTAATGTTAAAATTGCTTTAGAGACAATGGCTGGTAAAGGAAGTGAATGTGGTCGAACTTTCGATGAATTGCAATATATTATTGAAAATGTTGATAATAATGAATGTTTAGGGGTCTGCATGGATACTTGTCATCTTCATGATGCTGGATTTGATTTAACTAAGTTTGATGATATTTTAACAGAATTTGATCAAAAAATTGGTTTGGAACGGTTATTGGTTGTTCATGTAAATGATTCTAAAAATGAGTGTGGAGCAAGTAAAGATCGTCATGAAAATATTGGATATGGTCATATTGGATTTGATACATTGAATATGATCGTTCATCATGATAAATTAAAAAGTGTTCCTAAGATTTTAGAAACACCATATATTGAAAAAATTGCTCCATATAAGGAAGAAATTGAGATGTTTAGAACTCAAACTTTTAATCCTAGATTAAAGTAA